A genomic region of Jeotgalibaca ciconiae contains the following coding sequences:
- a CDS encoding S41 family peptidase, producing the protein MKKDSQQKDFNKTKKRRRGVKLPVYFISMFLVALIAIGTTWFFLDNKESEESPFYPLTSSQVSNISGIQGSKNLQAVYELIMENYIDEVDGETLVSGALQGMVNAIEDPYSQYLNIDESDSLDETISASFEGIGAEIMSLNDQIVIVSPIKGSPAEEAGLLPNDIVLSADGTSLSGMTTTEAVSLIRGEKGTPVQLEVQRGSQTFTVDIIRDTIPIETVAYEMDENQSDVGIISVFSFARPTYDEIVTAVTNLREEGAKKFVFDFRQNPGGLLDQAIKIANMFVEDGEILVQTEERGSKAQPILANDKEYGSFQITEPTVMLIDEGSASASEILAGVLQEAAGVPLVGTTTFGKGTVQSIYPLSEDNELKLTVAKWLTPNGNWIHDKGIAPDYEVELPEYAFLTLIDFTADYGLGKVSEAVLNVEKMLGAVGFEVTADGYFDEETMTAIQNFQMSQELEVTGELNEETGARLVERLREVIAQNDTQKEKAIEVLGDMNE; encoded by the coding sequence ATGAAAAAAGATAGTCAACAGAAGGATTTTAATAAAACAAAGAAAAGAAGAAGAGGGGTTAAACTTCCTGTTTATTTTATTTCTATGTTCTTAGTTGCATTGATTGCAATCGGAACAACTTGGTTCTTTTTAGATAATAAAGAATCGGAAGAAAGCCCTTTTTATCCCTTAACAAGTAGTCAAGTAAGTAACATATCGGGTATTCAAGGTTCTAAAAATCTACAAGCAGTTTATGAATTAATCATGGAGAACTATATTGATGAGGTTGACGGTGAAACTCTTGTGTCAGGCGCCCTTCAAGGGATGGTAAATGCCATTGAAGACCCTTATAGTCAGTATTTAAATATTGATGAAAGTGATTCGTTAGATGAAACGATATCAGCATCCTTCGAAGGGATCGGTGCTGAAATCATGAGCTTGAACGACCAGATTGTGATTGTATCTCCTATTAAAGGCTCTCCAGCTGAAGAAGCTGGTTTGCTTCCGAATGATATTGTACTAAGTGCTGATGGAACTTCGTTAAGCGGCATGACTACTACGGAAGCAGTCAGTTTGATTCGTGGAGAAAAAGGAACTCCTGTCCAATTGGAAGTTCAAAGAGGCAGTCAGACATTTACAGTAGATATCATCCGGGACACGATTCCGATTGAGACGGTTGCATATGAAATGGATGAGAATCAATCAGATGTCGGAATTATCAGTGTTTTCAGTTTTGCACGCCCTACTTATGATGAAATTGTAACAGCTGTGACGAATTTAAGAGAAGAAGGAGCAAAGAAATTTGTATTCGACTTCCGACAAAATCCAGGCGGCCTGCTTGATCAAGCGATTAAAATTGCAAACATGTTTGTAGAAGACGGAGAAATACTTGTTCAGACGGAAGAACGAGGTTCAAAAGCGCAACCGATACTAGCGAATGACAAAGAATATGGTTCATTCCAAATTACTGAACCAACAGTGATGTTAATTGATGAAGGAAGCGCAAGTGCTTCAGAAATCCTTGCAGGAGTATTACAAGAAGCAGCAGGAGTTCCATTAGTTGGAACTACTACATTTGGTAAAGGTACTGTACAATCGATTTATCCATTGAGTGAAGATAATGAGTTAAAATTAACTGTGGCAAAATGGTTAACTCCCAATGGTAATTGGATCCATGACAAAGGTATCGCACCAGATTATGAAGTTGAATTACCGGAATATGCCTTTTTAACACTCATTGATTTTACAGCTGACTATGGATTAGGAAAAGTTTCCGAAGCTGTATTAAATGTAGAGAAAATGCTTGGAGCTGTTGGATTTGAAGTGACAGCTGATGGATATTTTGATGAGGAAACGATGACAGCCATTCAAAATTTCCAAATGAGCCAAGAGTTAGAGGTTACAGGAGAATTAAATGAAGAAACTGGGGCAAGATTAGTAGAACGTTTAAGAGAAGTTATTGCTCAAAATGATACTCAAAAAGAAAAAGCAATTGAAGTATTAGGGGACATGAATGAATAG
- the lepB gene encoding signal peptidase I: MEIESSKSKKLTELGKVFLMALGIALFIRYFLFIPVKIEGRSMFPTLEPNSYIVYEPYTKLERFDIILFHDEQGEAFVKRVIALPGESLSYLNDQLYINGEHIEESFLVKGKNNNQVNTPDFTLDSMTGVEVVPEGSYYVLGDNRPRSKDSRMFGFVSEMAVEGKVRFVIFPFNEISILP; encoded by the coding sequence ATGGAAATTGAATCTTCAAAATCAAAAAAATTAACCGAACTCGGCAAAGTATTTTTAATGGCGTTAGGAATTGCTCTATTCATTCGTTATTTCTTATTTATTCCTGTTAAAATTGAAGGAAGATCCATGTTTCCTACATTAGAGCCAAATAGCTATATAGTCTATGAACCCTATACAAAATTGGAACGATTTGATATTATTTTGTTTCACGATGAACAAGGAGAAGCCTTTGTAAAAAGAGTCATTGCCTTGCCGGGGGAGTCGCTTAGTTATTTAAACGATCAACTTTATATTAATGGAGAGCATATTGAAGAGTCCTTTCTAGTAAAAGGTAAAAATAATAATCAAGTCAACACGCCAGATTTTACATTAGATTCAATGACAGGCGTTGAAGTTGTGCCAGAAGGAAGTTACTACGTTTTAGGAGATAATCGACCACGCAGTAAGGATAGCAGAATGTTTGGATTTGTTTCTGAAATGGCCGTTGAAGGAAAAGTAAGATTTGTTATTTTTCCTTTTAATGAGATTTCCATTCTTCCTTAG
- the lepB gene encoding signal peptidase I gives MNTEQEESWKDNQSKNNKASNSFFKELLNILFSVVVAYLLFLLIRAYLFFPFQVVGPSMYPTLQDGDRLILNRLGQLDRFDVVVFPAPDAESSENNEEYVKRIIGVPGDEISYQDDELYIDGEVVEEKYLETLKEDQENSLLTPDFTLLDVPGSESLVVPEGMYLVLGDNREVSKDSRMFGLVPEEVIEGTTSLRIWPLNRIGFLEKNE, from the coding sequence ATGAATACAGAACAAGAAGAGTCATGGAAAGATAATCAATCGAAAAATAACAAAGCTAGTAATAGTTTTTTTAAAGAACTGTTGAATATATTATTTTCAGTGGTTGTTGCCTATCTTTTATTTCTGCTAATACGTGCGTATTTATTCTTTCCATTTCAAGTAGTCGGACCCTCTATGTACCCAACGCTGCAAGACGGAGACCGCTTAATCCTTAACCGTCTGGGGCAACTGGATCGTTTTGACGTCGTTGTTTTTCCTGCTCCTGACGCAGAAAGTTCTGAAAACAATGAAGAGTATGTCAAACGAATCATTGGTGTACCAGGAGATGAAATTTCTTATCAGGATGATGAGTTGTATATTGACGGTGAAGTAGTAGAGGAAAAATATTTAGAAACATTAAAAGAAGATCAAGAAAACAGTCTGCTTACTCCCGACTTTACCTTATTAGATGTCCCTGGAAGCGAGAGTCTCGTGGTTCCTGAAGGAATGTACCTTGTGTTAGGAGACAATCGTGAAGTATCTAAAGATAGTCGGATGTTTGGGCTTGTTCCAGAAGAAGTGATAGAAGGAACAACAAGTTTGCGAATTTGGCCATTAAACAGAATTGGCTTTCTTGAGAAGAATGAATAA
- the ylqF gene encoding ribosome biogenesis GTPase YlqF, with the protein MVIQWFPGHMAKAKREAIENRKMVDIVIELVDARIPESSSNPLMDEIVGNKPRLIILNKADLADRNKTEKWLQYYNRNTENQKAIAINVFNQTDINYTKKVLQGMMSDKAAKWKEKGMKPRATRLMVLGIPNVGKSTFINQMIRKNRAKTANKPGVTKQQQWLKISNEFELLDTPGILWHKFEDPQTGIHLALTGAIKDTLFHKDDIALYALKFFLSNYPGRLQSYYHLNEDISEENLPDLLMELTKKLNFGDDYDRASEKLIFDIRDGKLGTFTLDEIPHTPVSDEKEFN; encoded by the coding sequence ATGGTTATTCAATGGTTCCCTGGTCATATGGCCAAAGCGAAAAGAGAAGCAATTGAAAACAGAAAAATGGTAGATATCGTTATTGAATTGGTAGATGCTCGTATACCTGAATCAAGTTCGAATCCTTTAATGGATGAGATTGTAGGAAATAAGCCAAGATTAATTATTTTGAATAAAGCTGATTTAGCCGATCGAAACAAGACAGAGAAATGGTTGCAATATTATAATAGGAACACTGAAAATCAAAAAGCTATCGCGATTAATGTATTTAACCAAACAGATATCAATTACACCAAAAAAGTACTGCAGGGAATGATGTCAGACAAAGCAGCAAAGTGGAAAGAGAAAGGCATGAAACCAAGAGCTACTCGTTTAATGGTTTTAGGGATACCAAATGTGGGTAAATCGACCTTCATTAATCAAATGATTAGGAAGAATCGCGCAAAAACAGCAAATAAGCCAGGAGTAACGAAGCAGCAACAATGGCTGAAAATTAGCAATGAATTTGAACTGCTAGATACACCGGGAATTTTATGGCATAAATTTGAAGATCCTCAAACGGGCATTCATTTAGCTTTGACAGGCGCAATAAAGGATACACTTTTTCACAAAGATGACATAGCTTTATACGCATTAAAATTCTTTCTTTCTAATTACCCGGGCAGATTGCAGTCATATTATCATCTAAACGAAGATATTTCAGAAGAAAACTTGCCGGATTTATTAATGGAGTTGACGAAAAAGTTAAATTTTGGAGACGATTATGACCGTGCCAGCGAAAAATTGATCTTTGATATTCGTGATGGAAAACTTGGTACATTTACCTTAGATGAAATACCTCATACTCCTGTAAGTGACGAAAAGGAGTTTAACTGA
- a CDS encoding ribonuclease HII has protein sequence MEKKPTISDVKKQLSKINQIDDPLLEELANDTRKGVQLALKKWQSNYDKQLLLQEHKKTMLIPERQLKEEGYRFIAGVDEVGRGPLAGPIVAAAVILPEDIPALPINDSKKLSASLREELSELIFGCAQVGIGIVENDLIDSINIYEATKVAMEKAIHALPIQPDALLIDAMKLKTTTKQVSLIKGDAHSYSIAAASIVAKVYRDTLMKDYAEIYPHYGFESNAGYGTKIHLEGLKEFGTTPIHRKSFEPIKTMVRENR, from the coding sequence ATGGAAAAAAAACCGACGATAAGTGATGTGAAGAAGCAACTTTCAAAGATTAATCAAATAGACGATCCTTTGCTGGAAGAGTTAGCAAACGACACCCGCAAAGGCGTCCAGCTTGCTTTAAAAAAATGGCAAAGTAATTATGATAAACAGCTATTATTGCAGGAACATAAAAAAACGATGCTGATTCCAGAAAGACAACTAAAGGAAGAAGGCTATCGATTTATTGCAGGTGTCGATGAAGTGGGCAGGGGTCCTTTAGCTGGACCCATTGTAGCCGCAGCAGTCATCTTACCAGAAGATATCCCCGCATTGCCGATCAATGATTCAAAAAAATTATCAGCTTCGCTTCGTGAAGAGTTATCCGAGCTAATTTTTGGATGTGCTCAAGTTGGGATTGGAATTGTTGAAAATGATTTAATTGATTCCATTAACATCTATGAAGCAACAAAGGTAGCAATGGAAAAAGCAATCCACGCACTTCCCATTCAGCCAGATGCTCTACTAATCGATGCAATGAAATTAAAGACAACTACTAAGCAGGTATCCTTGATAAAAGGGGATGCTCATTCCTACTCTATTGCAGCTGCCAGCATTGTTGCCAAAGTATATCGAGATACCCTCATGAAAGATTATGCAGAGATTTATCCTCATTATGGATTCGAAAGTAACGCAGGTTACGGTACAAAAATCCACTTAGAAGGCTTAAAAGAATTTGGAACGACTCCCATTCACCGTAAAAGCTTTGAACCGATAAAAACGATGGTGAGAGAAAATCGTTAG
- the dprA gene encoding DNA-processing protein DprA, which translates to MKKYQEADIHFCTIVDEDYPLSLKETYLPPAVLFYQGNWKLTKRRRLGIVGSRKSTEYGERVLTKIMPPLVQRNVTTISGLAAGIDQQVHSQTMRLGGDTIAVIGTGIDQHYPKNHIYLQQKIGREQLLISEYPLGVPPAKYHFPMRNRIIAGLSHGTLVIEAQERSGSLITANLALQENREVFAVPGSILSSGSKGTNQLIQAGAKLVLDVEDIFDELRELWLL; encoded by the coding sequence ATGAAAAAATATCAAGAAGCAGATATTCATTTTTGCACGATTGTTGATGAGGATTATCCTCTTTCGTTAAAAGAAACTTATTTACCACCAGCTGTTCTATTCTACCAAGGGAACTGGAAGCTTACTAAAAGACGTCGACTCGGAATTGTAGGTAGCCGAAAATCAACGGAATATGGTGAACGCGTTTTAACAAAAATAATGCCACCATTAGTCCAGAGAAATGTAACGACGATTAGCGGATTAGCAGCCGGGATTGACCAACAAGTCCATTCTCAAACGATGCGTCTTGGTGGAGATACCATTGCTGTGATTGGGACTGGAATTGATCAACATTACCCAAAGAATCATATTTATTTGCAACAAAAAATTGGAAGAGAGCAATTGCTGATCAGTGAATATCCCTTAGGAGTGCCACCTGCGAAATATCATTTTCCAATGCGTAATCGTATTATTGCTGGTCTCAGTCATGGTACATTAGTCATTGAAGCACAAGAACGATCAGGAAGTCTCATTACAGCAAATCTTGCTCTTCAAGAAAATCGAGAAGTCTTTGCTGTTCCAGGCAGTATTCTATCTTCTGGAAGTAAAGGAACCAATCAATTAATTCAGGCTGGAGCAAAATTAGTATTAGATGTAGAAGATATTTTTGATGAACTGAGAGAGTTGTGGTTGTTGTGA
- the topA gene encoding type I DNA topoisomerase, with product MAYKYLVIVESPTKAKTIEKYLGRNYKVVASKGHLRDLPKSRMGVDTENNYQPDYISIRGKGPIIKELKKYAKSAEKIFLASDPDREGEAIAWHLAFLLGLNPEDNIRVVYNEVTKTAVKEAIKNPRPINMDLVDSQQARRILDRLVGYSISPLLWKKVKKGLSAGRVQSVALKLIIKREEEINNFKPVESWSLDGTFQKDRSIFEASFYGRNKKKLVLNNESEANEILEQLKDNEFLVDDVVKKQQKRNPSAPFTTSSLQQEAGNKLNFRTRKTMMVAQQLYEGISLGREGSVGLITYMRTDSTRIAESAVNETHEFIVDQYGNEYARNKPRNDKASGSSQDAHEAIRPSSVLRKPEDIEQYLSKDQFKLYQLIWSRFVASQMTPAVFDTMRVDLTNGDIIFRANGSKEKFPGYRKVYVDSKKKDNMLPDLEVGDKVFSKDIIPNQHFTQPPARYSEATLIRALEENGVGRPSTYSPTIETIQRRYYVKLNAKRFEPTELGTIVHHVVEEYFPDIVDVSFTAGMEEDLDRVEEGQIEWVKVIDQFFQPFSEEVGKAEVEMEKIEIKDEPAGFDCELCGHPMVIKIGKFGKFYACSNFPECRNTKPIVKKINVTCPLCKKGEVIERKSKKKRIFYGCDRYPECEFVSWDKPIGRDCPKCEHFLVQKKVRGGMQVKCSHCDYEEEVQK from the coding sequence TTGGCATATAAATACTTGGTGATTGTAGAATCCCCAACCAAAGCAAAAACAATCGAAAAATATCTTGGACGCAATTATAAGGTGGTTGCAAGCAAAGGGCACCTCCGTGATTTGCCGAAAAGTCGTATGGGCGTTGATACTGAAAATAATTATCAACCTGATTATATTTCCATACGTGGAAAAGGACCAATCATTAAAGAACTAAAAAAATATGCTAAAAGTGCTGAAAAAATCTTTCTTGCATCTGACCCGGATAGAGAAGGGGAAGCAATTGCATGGCATTTGGCATTTTTACTTGGTCTTAATCCAGAAGATAATATCCGTGTAGTTTATAATGAGGTAACAAAAACAGCTGTAAAAGAAGCAATTAAAAATCCACGTCCTATTAATATGGATTTAGTAGATTCTCAACAGGCAAGACGTATTTTAGATCGCTTAGTTGGTTATTCAATCTCTCCTTTATTATGGAAGAAAGTGAAAAAAGGTTTAAGTGCAGGACGTGTCCAATCTGTAGCCTTAAAGTTGATTATTAAACGTGAAGAAGAAATAAATAATTTTAAGCCAGTTGAATCATGGTCGTTAGATGGAACGTTCCAAAAAGATAGAAGTATTTTTGAAGCATCTTTCTATGGAAGAAATAAGAAAAAATTAGTTTTAAATAATGAATCAGAAGCAAATGAAATTTTAGAACAATTAAAAGATAACGAATTTTTAGTCGATGATGTTGTTAAAAAACAACAAAAAAGAAACCCATCAGCCCCTTTTACTACATCCAGTTTGCAGCAAGAGGCAGGAAATAAATTAAATTTTCGTACTCGAAAAACAATGATGGTCGCTCAACAATTGTATGAAGGGATTTCTCTTGGAAGAGAAGGTTCTGTAGGTTTAATTACTTATATGCGTACCGACTCCACACGTATAGCAGAGAGTGCTGTAAATGAGACCCATGAATTTATTGTTGATCAATACGGTAATGAATATGCAAGGAACAAACCACGTAATGATAAAGCAAGTGGCTCTTCACAAGATGCCCATGAGGCAATTCGACCGTCTAGTGTCTTACGTAAACCCGAGGATATTGAACAATACTTGTCAAAAGATCAATTTAAGTTGTATCAGCTCATTTGGTCTCGCTTTGTAGCAAGTCAAATGACTCCAGCTGTTTTTGATACAATGAGAGTGGATTTGACCAATGGAGATATTATTTTCCGTGCAAATGGATCAAAGGAAAAGTTTCCTGGTTATCGTAAGGTTTATGTTGATTCAAAGAAAAAAGATAATATGTTGCCGGATCTTGAAGTTGGCGATAAAGTGTTTTCTAAAGATATTATTCCTAACCAACACTTTACTCAACCGCCAGCACGCTACTCTGAAGCGACGCTTATTCGTGCATTGGAAGAAAATGGCGTGGGAAGACCTTCTACCTATTCACCGACGATCGAAACTATTCAAAGACGTTATTATGTAAAATTAAATGCTAAACGTTTCGAACCAACAGAATTAGGAACCATTGTTCATCATGTCGTCGAAGAGTATTTCCCGGATATCGTCGATGTGTCATTTACAGCGGGTATGGAAGAAGACTTGGACCGAGTAGAAGAAGGACAAATTGAATGGGTAAAAGTGATTGACCAATTTTTCCAACCGTTCAGTGAAGAAGTTGGAAAAGCTGAAGTAGAAATGGAAAAAATAGAAATAAAAGACGAGCCAGCTGGTTTTGATTGTGAATTATGTGGCCATCCTATGGTTATCAAAATTGGTAAATTTGGAAAATTCTATGCATGCAGTAACTTTCCTGAGTGCCGAAATACAAAACCGATTGTTAAAAAAATCAACGTTACTTGTCCGCTTTGCAAAAAAGGCGAAGTAATCGAGAGAAAATCAAAAAAGAAACGTATTTTTTATGGATGTGACCGTTATCCGGAATGTGAATTTGTCTCTTGGGATAAACCGATCGGTAGAGATTGCCCTAAATGCGAGCATTTCCTAGTTCAGAAAAAAGTACGAGGCGGCATGCAAGTAAAGTGTAGTCATTGTGATTATGAAGAAGAAGTACAAAAGTAA
- the xerC gene encoding tyrosine recombinase XerC — MKTNQNLLESFVHYLSIERRYSEETVKAYLQDLKKFELFLKESGTASFVEVRLFDVRTFLSFLDEEELSRNTISRILSSLRGFYGYLLREKMITENPVSSITFKNRSLRLPKYLYDEELEKIFEAAKGIEPLDYRNIAILELLYATGIRVSECRNITLEDIDFTLGVILIIGKGNKERYVPFGHFALEAMEQYLQKGREPIMMKYHKTHSTLFVNRLGDPLTTSGMEHILNTIMKKTGMTGNLHPHMMRHTFATDMLNGGADMRTVQELLGHSSLSSTQIYTHVTKDVLQKNYRAYHPRAKRKK; from the coding sequence TTGAAAACAAATCAAAATTTATTAGAAAGCTTTGTTCACTATTTATCGATTGAACGACGATATTCTGAAGAAACAGTAAAAGCGTATTTGCAAGATTTGAAAAAATTCGAACTTTTTTTAAAAGAAAGCGGGACTGCCTCGTTTGTTGAAGTCCGTCTTTTTGATGTCCGGACCTTTTTGAGTTTTTTAGACGAAGAAGAGCTAAGCCGCAACACTATTTCACGTATTCTATCCAGTCTTCGAGGGTTTTATGGTTATTTATTACGTGAAAAAATGATTACGGAAAATCCTGTCTCAAGCATTACCTTTAAGAATCGTTCCTTACGTTTGCCAAAGTATCTGTATGATGAAGAGCTAGAAAAAATTTTCGAAGCGGCAAAAGGAATCGAGCCTTTGGATTATCGTAATATAGCAATCTTGGAACTGTTGTATGCAACAGGAATCCGAGTTAGCGAATGCCGTAATATCACTTTAGAAGATATTGATTTCACTCTCGGTGTAATTTTGATTATCGGAAAAGGGAATAAAGAACGATATGTTCCTTTTGGACACTTTGCCTTAGAGGCGATGGAGCAATATTTGCAAAAAGGAAGAGAACCGATTATGATGAAATATCATAAAACACACTCGACTTTATTCGTTAATCGTTTAGGGGATCCATTGACGACAAGCGGAATGGAACATATCTTAAACACTATTATGAAAAAAACAGGTATGACCGGAAACTTACATCCACACATGATGCGCCACACATTTGCGACTGATATGTTGAATGGAGGAGCTGATATGCGGACCGTACAGGAGCTGCTAGGCCATTCGAGCTTATCTTCCACGCAAATCTACACCCATGTCACGAAAGACGTCTTACAAAAGAATTATCGAGCGTATCATCCACGAGCCAAAAGGAAAAAATAG
- the hslV gene encoding HslVU peptidase proteolytic subunit — translation MTTICAVQHNGKSAMAGDGQVTMGEQVIMKGSAKKIRRIYNDEVIVGFAGGVADAFTLEDKFEEKLNQHKGNLLRASIEVAKIWRGDRALQKLEALLIVMNKDEMYLVSGSGEVIEPDDGILTIGSGGNFALAAARALKRNSNELTAKEMAQQSLQIASEICVYTNDNIIVDEFA, via the coding sequence ATGACAACAATATGTGCCGTACAACACAATGGAAAGTCTGCTATGGCTGGCGATGGCCAGGTTACAATGGGAGAACAAGTAATCATGAAAGGTTCTGCTAAAAAAATTCGTCGGATTTATAACGATGAAGTCATTGTCGGCTTCGCTGGCGGTGTAGCAGATGCTTTTACACTTGAAGACAAATTTGAAGAAAAATTAAACCAACATAAAGGAAATTTATTGCGCGCATCCATTGAAGTAGCTAAAATTTGGCGAGGGGACCGTGCATTACAAAAGCTGGAAGCTCTATTAATTGTCATGAATAAAGACGAAATGTACCTTGTTTCAGGGAGCGGGGAAGTAATTGAACCCGATGACGGCATTTTAACGATTGGATCGGGTGGTAATTTTGCTTTGGCAGCTGCTCGCGCGTTGAAACGAAATAGTAATGAATTGACTGCCAAGGAAATGGCGCAACAAAGTTTGCAAATTGCTTCTGAAATTTGCGTTTATACAAATGACAACATTATTGTTGATGAATTTGCGTAA
- the hslU gene encoding ATP-dependent protease ATPase subunit HslU: MKTKTNLTPRQVLTELDRYIIGQNDAKKSVAVALRNRYRRMLLAEDMQQEVTPKNILMIGPTGVGKTEIARRLANLVNAPFVKVEATKFTEVGYVGRDVESMVRDLVENAISLVEEEKRSDVYSKAYEKALQRIAKALKPGIKKKKTTDSNSFQNMFQQFGLPPLSDETEEETEEVTAEIATARTEIVEQIRKGILDNRDVTIQVEEKSGSPLGAMGGNEQMMMLQSALESMTPKRKSNRTMKVKDALKICVDEETDKMIDKNDVSMEALKLAEESGIIFIDEIDKITSKSDQGGQVSREGVQRDILPIVEGSQVATKYGNIKTDHVLFVASGAFHVSKPSDLIPELQGRFPIRVELDDLTEEDFVRILTEPNNALLKQYKALLETEDVVITFTKEAIDRIAANATKMNNETDNIGARRLHTILEKLLEDLLFESPDMPGQQITITADYVDEKLAHIIEDQDLRRYIL; this comes from the coding sequence TTGAAAACTAAAACAAACTTAACACCGCGTCAGGTGCTGACAGAACTAGACCGTTATATTATTGGACAAAATGATGCGAAAAAATCAGTAGCGGTTGCATTGCGTAATCGGTACCGTCGTATGTTATTAGCTGAAGATATGCAACAAGAGGTAACACCAAAAAATATATTAATGATTGGCCCTACTGGTGTAGGAAAAACAGAAATTGCACGCAGATTGGCGAATCTTGTAAATGCTCCTTTTGTTAAAGTGGAAGCAACGAAATTTACTGAAGTAGGTTATGTTGGTCGAGATGTCGAATCAATGGTTCGTGATTTGGTAGAAAATGCCATTTCATTAGTGGAAGAAGAAAAACGTAGCGATGTATACAGTAAAGCGTATGAAAAAGCGTTGCAACGTATTGCCAAGGCACTGAAACCAGGAATTAAAAAGAAAAAAACAACTGATTCAAATAGCTTCCAAAATATGTTCCAACAATTTGGACTGCCACCATTGAGCGATGAAACAGAAGAAGAAACAGAAGAAGTGACTGCGGAAATCGCAACTGCAAGAACTGAGATCGTTGAACAAATTCGTAAAGGTATCTTAGATAATCGCGATGTAACGATTCAAGTAGAAGAAAAAAGCGGCAGTCCTTTAGGGGCAATGGGTGGAAATGAACAGATGATGATGCTTCAATCCGCTTTGGAGTCAATGACACCAAAGCGGAAAAGTAATCGAACCATGAAAGTAAAAGATGCACTGAAAATTTGTGTGGATGAAGAAACAGATAAAATGATTGATAAAAATGATGTTTCAATGGAAGCTTTAAAATTAGCTGAAGAAAGCGGCATTATCTTTATTGATGAGATTGACAAAATTACATCAAAATCAGACCAAGGCGGACAGGTTTCTAGAGAAGGTGTTCAAAGAGATATCCTTCCAATTGTCGAAGGTTCTCAAGTTGCAACAAAATATGGGAACATAAAAACGGATCATGTTCTTTTTGTTGCATCAGGTGCTTTCCACGTGTCTAAACCAAGTGACTTGATACCAGAATTGCAGGGCCGTTTCCCGATTCGTGTTGAATTAGATGATTTAACAGAAGAGGATTTTGTGCGGATTTTAACGGAACCGAATAACGCTTTATTAAAACAATACAAAGCATTATTGGAAACCGAAGATGTAGTTATTACCTTTACAAAAGAGGCGATTGATCGCATCGCTGCAAATGCAACTAAAATGAATAACGAAACAGATAATATTGGAGCGAGAAGACTTCATACCATTTTAGAAAAACTATTAGAAGATCTTTTATTTGAATCACCAGACATGCCAGGACAACAAATTACGATTACTGCGGATTACGTTGATGAAAAACTAGCACATATTATCGAAGATCAAGATCTAAGACGTTATATACTGTGA